The genomic window CCGCCGCTTACCGTAACGTTCGGTAAAGGCCATGTACTCTGATAGTTCTAGGAGAGTTTGGGGGCGATAGGTGGGGCCAAGTTGGTTTTCCCGACGAAAGGCGTTTAATGCTTCTAAATAAAAACTTTGTAGAAAATCTTCTATAATTGTCAGCCGCCCTTGATAACTCAATTGGCGTTGAGGAGGATTAATGTAACGATAAATAATTGCACTGAGGGTACTGTGTAATTCAACTCTGCCTCGGCTAGAACCTAATTGATAGTATCTCAGACACTGTTGTAGCCTATGTTTGGCTAAGGTCATGGCTGAATTTTCTACCGCACCGGAAGCTTGAATACGTTTACTTTCGTGGCAAATACGGTATACTTCGATGGTGATCCGATTGGCTACATCGTGGCAGTTCTTGTCTGAAGCTTTGGTAAACTGCTTAAGCTCTTTGTAGGCAAGCTGGAAGATTACTTCCTCACCGTTAGTATTTTCTCCGAAAGTGTTGGTGGTGGGAGCGGTGGGAGCAGTTGGAGCGGTTGGAATAGTTGCTGTTGCGGCTGAATTCATAGTCTCGGTTGTCAAAAGACCCTATACATAAACTTAAATAGAACTTGTGACGCAGGTGGGTATTGGCTTTATGGTTTTGCTTATAAGCTAAACGCATATTCATCCTTGGTTAAGGATGTGCTTGATTTTATTATTCCCAACTCTCATGGGATTAATCACATGGCGATAAATGTTATTGCCTTTACCCAACAGACGTTAACAAGTCATTATGGATTTAGAAACACAAATTCAATTGCTGATTAACAATGCACCCAACGATGGTGTAACACCACATCTTGTTGCAGCAATTGCTCCCGTGCTGGTGGCGATCGCTCAAAAGTTACGTCATTCCCAGTACCATATTCTCCAAGATGCGGAGGGTAGCTGGGTTTTAACTACCTTGAGAAATCGTGTCAACCCAGGAATCGAAAAGCGTGTTGTTTACGCTTTCCCTACCATACAGGATGTTTCCCTAATTTCCCCTGCTGGGCTAGACCCTCAAGTCACCCCAAAAATTGTTCCCGCAACCCACATTTTGTTCCAATTGGTGGCATTAGAACCCGTAGGTAGTATCGTTTTTTTGGAAACGCCGGGTAAAACCACTCACTCGTATGAAGTACAGCGTGCTAAATTCCAAAAACTCATACAAAAACAGTTACGACAACAGCCTAATAGTACAAACATACCTCCTGGTATTGCTTAAAAAAAAATTGGATGTTGGCTGTTTTCAATACACACCAACATCCAAAAATTTTTATCTCAAAAATCTCAAAAATTTTTCCTAAAAACCCAAAATTTTTTTTTCTACATCATGAGTGGCGAGTAAGGAGTAGGGAGTAAGGAGTAGGGAGTAAGGAGTAAGGAGTAAGGAGTAGGTATTGGTTAATAGTAATTTCCCAATACCCAGTCCCCAGTCCCCAGCTAATACAACCTACTCAGTCCATATTCAGCGATGTTGATCAACGTTTGGTGAGATTCTGAAGGCGGGAGAACAGCTAGATGGTCGATTGCTAGCTTAGTATGGTGAGCAGCTAAATCTCTGGCCTGTTGTATGCCTTGACTATCTTGAACCAAGTCCAATGCTTGCTCTAAATCTCCCGTTTGAGCAAATTCTCGCTCTATTAACACTTCCAAATAGGGTTTTTCGGCTAGGGCAAATAATACGGGTGCTGTCAGATTACCGCTTTTGAGATCCGAACCTACAGGTTTACCCAAAGCGTCGGCAGTGCTGGTAAAGTCTAAAATGTCATCGACAATCTGAAAGGCTATACCCAGATGACGACCATAAGCATACAAATGTTCTGCAACTTCTGAGGAAACTTCACTTAGTAGTCCCGCCGCTTTACCACTATTAGCAACCAACGAAGCGGTTTTGTAATAGCTTTTTTCTAGGTAAGTTTCAATTGAGATACTGGTGTCAAAGCGATTCAATCCTTGTTGAATCTCTCCGGTAGCTAAATCCATAATGACTTCTGAAAGTAGTTTGACTACCTGCAAGTTGTCTAAGTTGGCTAAATACCATGAAGATTGAGCAAAGAGAAAATCTCCGGCGAGGATCGCAATCCTATTACCAAATAAACTATGAACGGTAGGAACGCCTCGCCGCACGTCTGATTCATCTACTACGTCATCATGTACCAAGCTGGCAGTGTGAATCATTTCGGTGATTTCTGCTAGCCGGCGGTGACGCTGTGTAATATCTTGGTCTAACATGGTCGCCCGCGATATCAATAGCACGATGGCTGGTCTGATACGCTTTCCCCCAGCCCCGAATAGATGTTCGGCGGCGGCAAACAGAATGGGGTGGCGATTTCCAACTAGCTGTTTGAGGTTATCTGCTAGTATTTGCAGGTCTGCTTCCACAGGGGCAAACAGGGAGGTGGCTGGGGTCATGGGTGGGCGGACTCTGACTTTAGTTACGAAAGTTTACATATCCTAATATTCATTCTAAGATAAGCCTGTGCCAGCGCAAAGTTTTGCTCATAAGAATACTGACTTTTGACTTTTAACTTCTGCGTAGCGGTACTAGTGTGCATTTGTCTAAGTCAATCATTCATTAGAAAAATAAATATTTGCTATGTATTAATGTCTGTGTTTTAGAACTAAGTTTGTTTAAGTATTGTTACTACTCCATTGTTACGCACTACGTTAGACTACTAAGTGTTTTATGTAAAAGTCTTTTGCAGCAAGCATTATTTTTTTATAATTAATTTTTATATTAATTTATAATACATCTCTAAAAATATTTTTACCTAAAATACGTAATATTAATTACATATTAGCTAGATTTATGTATAAATTTAGTTCTTTGTCTTCCTCTGTAACTAGCGAAAAAATTTGAAATTTCCCCTCAAAATTAGCTTTGTTATGTTACGCTAGAATCTAGGGATTTTAAATATTTTCAGTCATTCACGCCACAACAGTAATTCACTTTTTAGTGACATTGCTATTTCAGTGTTGTGAGTTGCAAATATAACTTCGCCCAATCATCAATCAAAAAAGTCTTTTCTTGGTTGGTGTCGATAGCGAAAGATTCTTAACTAGGAGCTAGACGACTCTCTTGAGAGTTGTTGATATATGTTTTTGGCTTGCGTTGAGCGTAAGCACGGCTCTTGTTGTCAAGATATCAGCAAAAATAAAGCAGACTAGGTAGGCTGCGGAGGAGTGCAGTATTGGGTTGCTGTAAAGCAATGCAATTTCTGTTGTCGGATGTATGGTCTGCAATTCAATTAATTAAATAACCGATGCTTGAACCGTAGGGAATTAATTACTCTATCGGCAGGTTTGGCGTAAATTAATCCAGCCACCAACATGGTAATTGGTTGGGTAAGTTTTTGCTAATTTTATGCAATTTAATTATTTTTTTGAAAAGGTGCGGGTGGAATCATGGTTGACGGGAATATGTCTATGATGATTTTTATTTTAGCTGCGGGATATTTGTTTACTGTTTATCTATTATTGGGTTTGGCAAAACGCACCGGAAAAAAGCCTAGTCAATAGTCAAACCAATTCGCAATTCGCAATTCGCAATTCGCAATTGCAATCAGTGGTGGGTTCAAGCCCCCACTGATTGTTCGCGTAGCTTCCCGTAGGGAAGACCGCTAAATTTTCAATTTAGCGGGGGATTGAAACCCACATAATTACCAATTACCAATTACCAATTTGGTCAACAGTCAATAGTCAACAGTCAATAGTCAACAGTCAATAGTCAACTGTTGAATATTGACTAATAAACCTCTTGCAAAAGTCCGAAAATGAGATGTTTCGCTTCGCTCAACATGACAGCTTAAGTATTTATCGTAAATTCAAGGTTTTAAGACCCCTACGTCTACACGTAGTATCAGTTGAGTTGGGGTTTAAATCCCCGACTCCAACTGTCTTTAATAAGTAATGGGTATTTACTCATTACTCATTACTCATTTAAGCAAGAGGTCTAATGACTAGCAATATTAGCAAAATCGACTGATTCAACTATGGGGGTATGGCCTAGCCAATTGACTCCAGACTGAGCAAATTGCTGAGGTGAACCGCTAACAGCGAAGCGAGTTGGTAGGGGGGGGTGAGTGTTGGTTAAGCCTAGTAGGTCTAATTCTTGACTACAGGCGGTGACGACATGAACAGCAGGGTCAATAATTTTTACCTGAGTTGGGAGGAGCGATCGCACTACTGGCGCAAGTAAGGGATAATGGGTACAGCCATAAACTAAAGTATCAATGTCTTGTTGTAGCAAAGGTTCAAGATAAGACCTAGCTACTTCAGCAGTGTAGGGGTCTTGAATGCGGTTCTGCTCGATGAGTGGGACAAACTCTGGACAACCAACTTGCCACACGTCTACGTCAGGGTTGATTTCTAAAATGGCGTGTTTATAGGCATCGCTTTTAGCTGTGGCGGGTGTGGCTATGACACCTATACGCTTACCTTGCTGTACGGCTGCTTTTGCACCGGGGAGAATGACACCCAGAATGGGAATGTCATATTCGGCGCGGACAATTTCTAATGCGAGTGCAGAACTGGTATTGCAAGCCATGATCACCATTTTGACCCGTTGCTGCTGCATCCAGTCTAGAATTTCGCGGACAAACTGGACAATTTCGGCTTGGGAACGAATACCGTAAGGTAGCCTAGCGGTATCTCCAAAGTAAACAATTGATTCATTCGGTAATTGCCGATAGAGTTGGCGCAATACCGTTAGCCCACCTACACCACTATCAAAAACACCAATGGGAGCGCGTTGAGGCTCTTGGTCTAAGAACTCGTAAAGATTACCTTCAAAGCCGGAAGATGAATACACAGGCAGATACTGATTAAAATTTGGGGATTTAAAATACAGAATTTAGCAGACAATTGCCTAATTGACCATTAAATTCTGTAGGTATACCAATTAATCATTTTTACTATATTTTTAATTTGCTCATCTTTTTAAATATTGTAGGATACCGCGAGCGATCGCCTCTGCCATCCGGTTTTGATATTCTGCTGAACCCAATCGAGGATTATCTTCCCGACCACTCATATAACCTACTTCTACTAAAATAGAAGGCATAGAACTCTTTCTGAGGACGTAGAATCTGGCTTTGCGTGTGCCTCTATCTTTGATAGTACCAATACTTTGCAAAATATTCTTGCGGACAGCTTCCGCTAGGCCGTAGCCACTATCGTAATAATAGACTTCTAAGCCATTCACTTCGGGGCGATTCTCCACAGAGTTTGCATGAACACTGACAAACACTGTGGCATTAACTCGCTCGGCAATATCTACTCTACCTTGAAGCTCTACAAAGAAATCAGCATCTCGCGTTAATACTGCTTGCACACCGTTCTGTTCTAAAATAGCGGCTATCCTGCGACCGATGGGTAACACTACATCTTTTTCTAAAAGTCCACCCAAACCAGGCGCGCCTGGATCTTTCCCTCCATGTCCGGGGTCAATGACTACCAAAACTTTACCCCTGGGAACTGAAGAGTTTGGTATGGGCTGGGATGTAGTTCTGGGATTATCGGTATTTGTTTCTGGTGATTGCGCTTGGTTAGCTGATGGTAATGGTAAAGCAACTGGGGGTATAAATCGCCGCGAGGGTTGTAAATCTAATGCCAAAAGCTGGTTGCTGACTTGATTGAGTTCCCCTATTTGGACTCCTGCTGCTGGTTGTACCAAAACAACTACTGTATTGGGTGCTTGGGGTTGCAATCGTACCCTGAGAATTGGACTATTGGCAGTAAAAGCGGGGCCTTTGACGTTGGCAGCTAATTTGGCATTATTAATTGTGATACGGAATAATCCAGTGGATCTATCCCAACCACCTTGAGCCGATACCAATTGGTCAGCACGAATCAACAGTTGTTTGCCATTTTCGTCTAGTTCTATGGCTTGGATGGTAGCTGGTAAATTATTAGCAGAAATGGGTTCTGAGTTATTTTCTCTGGGCGACCTAACCACATTTTTGCTAGGTAAAACTACAAAGCCACCGACGCTGCTGGTACTGACTCGCCAGTCAGGGCTATTTTTATCCAGCAGCATTGTCATGCGTACAGTTTGGGGTCGGTTTTGTAATTGGCTAAATTGAATGCGGCTGACACCATAACGATTGACAGCAAAATCCTGCTGTTTGAGATTTGGTGATAAAGATGCGCCAGCAATATCGATATTGAGTACCTGTTGGTTTTCTGCGCGATTAAGTTGAATTTTAGGATTACCACCACGGGTGCGGACAAAAAAGCCATCGCCTGTGACTTGGAGATTTTCGATTTGAGTTACAGATGCAACAGTATTAACTTCTGGTTCGGGATTAGTGGGCGTGACCGTGTAAATATTTCTGGAAGATGGGTTAGATGGTGGTTGCTGGGCAATTTCTGGGTTATCTATTCTACTTTCAGAGACTGGTGTGGGTAATTGGACAGTCCAACGATTGGCACTAATCCCCACAAATTTGATTTGTTGGGGGTCGAGGGTATAACCAGGGGCTAGTTCTACTACTATCCGGGTGGTTTGGGGGTCAAACTGCCCCACACGCACTGATCGAATCGCACCCCCTACCTGTTGGGTGGACTGGGGTTTACCAAAGGTTATTCCTGGTAAGTCAATAACTAAGCGTGTGGGTTCAAAAATTAGTTGTGCTTGCGGTTGTACTGCTCCTGTGGTATTAATCTCCAAACGGTTTTGATTGGCATCAAATCGCCAAGAATCCAACCGAGTTGCCCAAGCTGGTGATGACAGTAACAACACCGTCCCTATAGTCCCGGTTATTAACCAGTCTAGTTTCACAATCTTTTCTCCTGATTCGCATTCGTGAGAGCTTTCGACAGTTATTAGTTATTCAGTTATCAGTTATCAGTGCCAGGAAAGCAAGCTTGATAACTGTTTACTGTTCACTGTTCACTGATGCAATCTCAACATATTGGCAAATCCTCACACCGTCACCGTCCCAACTTTGGCTTTGGGGCAATCAAATTTTGTATCGGTATAAAAATAAAGCTAATGGCGTAGTATCTTAGCACGCAGTTTTGATTTTGCCATGCGCTCTATTTTTAACAAGGGTATAGGGGTATAGGGGTATAGGGGTATAGGGGAAGAGAGATTGTTATGCGTGTGTTGTTTGGGTGAGTGGCTGTCAGGAGAATGACTATTTAGCGTTTGAGATATTGGAGAATCCCGCGAGCGATCGCATCTCCCATTTGGTTTTGGAAAGCCGGACTTCTCAATTTAGCCGAGTCCTCCCCACCGGTTAAAAATCCTGTTTCCACTAGAATAGAGGGCATAGAACTTTTTCTGAGGACAAAAAATCTGGCTCGCCGTACTCCCCGATCTCTAATATTCACACTTTGGCGAATGTTATTATGAACTGCGCGTGCTAAACCCAAACCACTGTCGTAATAATAGGTTTCCAAACCATTGACATTTGTGCGTCCCCCACCGATGGCGTTAGCGTGGATACTAACAAACACATCAGCCTTAGCTCTTTCTGCCATCTGTACTCTTCCGGGTAAACTCACAAAGTAGTCAGAGTTACGTGTCATCACTACTTGCACACCGTTTTGTTGCAAAACTTGAGCAACGCGCTGGCTGATGGGTAAGATGACATCTTTTTCACGTAATCCACCAATGCCAATTGCCCCTGGGTCTTTACCACCATGTCCAGGGTCAATCATCACTATAACCCTACCTCTAGGAGCGGGACGGGTTGGTGGGGTTACGGGTTGAGGATTTCGAGGATCTGGTAGTTGTCCTTGAATGGGGGGTAAAGGTGGTGTGGTGATGTTCCGACGCGAACCTTGTAATTGCAAAGCCAAAAGCTGACTACCGACTTGGTTGAGTGACCCAACTTGCACTCCGGCTGCTGGTTGGACTAAGACAACTACAGTATTGGGGTTTTGGGTTTGTAACCGGACTCGTAGGATGGGACTATTGGCATTAAAAGTTGGCCCTTTAACGTTAGGGGCTAACTTAGCGTTAGTAATAGCAATGCGGAACAGACCAGTATTTCTATCCCAACCACTGGTAGCAGATATATTTTGATCGGCGCGAATGACTAATTGGTTATCGGCTAAATCAATAGATTGAATAGTGGCTACGGCGTTGCTTGCAGGTACTCTGCTAGGTACGGTGACATTATTTGCTGAGTTATCAGAATTATCATTTCCTGGTAGTCTGACAACCCGACTGGGGAGAACTACCAAACCACCTGCACTACTTGAAGTGACCCGCCAGTCAGGGCTATTTTTGTCTACCCGTAAAGTCATGCGGACAGACGGTGTGGGGGTTTGCAGTTGGTTGAGTTCTACGCGGCTCACACCATGTTTGTTTACAGGAATATTTCGCTGGGTGAGGCGTGGTGATAGAGTTGCACCAGCGATATCCATAAAGATAGTAGTGCGATCGCGGCTGCGATTGACCTTAATTTGAGGATTACCGCCACTGGTGCGGACAAACAGACCATCCCCAGTCACTTGTAAATTTTCAACTTGAGTTGTTCCGGCTGCGGCAGTAACCACATTATTAGAAAATTCGGGTTTAGCGTCAGACTCCAGTGTGACTACGTTGTAAACACTATCTGGGTTAGACTCTGCCCTTTCCGCCGTTGGGGTGGGTAATTGAACAGTCCAACGACTACTAGTAATCCCGACAAATTTGATTTGTTGGGGGTCGAGGGTATAACCAGGGGCTAGTTCTACTACTATCCGGGTGGTTTGGGGGTCAAACTGCCCCACACGCACAGACCGAATCTTACCCCCTACCTGTTGCGTGGACTGGGGTTTGCCAAATGTTATACCGGGTAAGTCAATAACCACGCGTGTGGGGCTAAAAATCAGTTGTGCTTTTGGTTGTACCGCTCCTGTGGTATTAATCTCCAAACGGTTTTGATTAGCATCAAATCGCCAAGAACTCAAACTCGTTGCCCAAGTTGGCGATGAAAGTAACAACACCGTTCCCACAGTTCCAGTTAGTAGCCAGTCTAGTTTCACAATCCTTTCTCCTGATTCGCATTCATGAGAGCTTTCGACAGTTATCGGTTATCAGTTATCAGTCCGAGGAAAGCAACCTTGATAAATGTTCACTGATTCACTATCTCAACATATTGGCCAGTCGTCACACCTTCACCACCTAAACCTTTAGTTATAGTACCTTTATTGGATTTGAAAATTGGTATAAAAATAGAAATGAATGGGTTAGAATTTCAGTATGCCCTCAATTTTTACCTAACTATCAGGACATACAATTTATCCTCATAAAGCATCAGATGCAACAATGAGTTGACTAGATATTTATGATTGAGTTTTTTGATTGCTGGTATCGAATTTTTAGGTAAAAACTCCAACTAATGTTAAATGATGGGGCAAAATTTCTAGTCGCTACTTTTTAATTACTGAACAATCATCATAGATTAAGACTGAAAAGACTATAAAACTGACAACAAATAACATTCCAAATGTTAGTCCTAATAAACCGAAAAATAGAATTCACAATGTCAGGGGACGGATAATCTCAGACAGAAGTTTCCCACAAATTCGACATTAGGCATTGATTGGGATGCAAAAAAATTCTTTCCAGTCACCAGTCCCCAGTCCTTATTCCTCTAAAATCAATTTCTCTGAATTTTGTGCTACTTTATCTGATTCAGGAAAAACAAACCGTAACAAGGGAGGAGCTAAAAAGGTTGTGAGGATAACCATCATGATAATTGCTGCCCCCAATGATGCAGAGAGAACGCCACTAGCAGCACCGACACCAGCAAAAACCAATCCGACTTCACCTCTAGGAATCATACCCACACCAATAGCTAGGCGGTTAAGTTGGGATTGACCAAAGATGCTAAAGCCTGTGATCACTTTACCGACAATTGCTACGACAATCAGGAAAATTGCCATAATTAGACCTTCCCTGTTGCTGGGAATGGCTGGATTTAATACTCCTAAGTCCGTTTTTGCGCCTACAGTGACGAAGAAGATAGGAGAGACTTGCCCTTGGTAGCATCAGTCAGTGAAGCGTCAAGAATCACGGATGCTTCAGCCCGGTGAGTATGTCAAAAGAGCTTTATATCGATGTGCTACTGCTTGTTAATTCCATCAGGTATTGCCAATAAATATCAGGTACTGGTACTACAGATAATCTGGGAAGTCTCAATAAATCAAACTCTGCAAACTTCCCGATTTGCTTAATCTGGGATAGAGTTACAGGCTGACTAACTCTTTGCAATGGTCGCACATCCACAACTACCCGCTTGAGATCATCTAACGTTGGGTCTGGATAAGGTTGACTAGTTATCTCAGCTACACCCATAATTTGCCGTTCTTTACCAGTGTGATAAATTAATGCCAAATCCCTAAGCTGCATTGTTCGTAGATGTTTGAGTGCTAGGGCATTGTTAACACCATCCCAAACTGTACTGCCATCTCGTTCTAAATCAAAGTATGAGTAATTGTCTGGTTCAGTTTTAAGCAGCCAATATGCCATATAAAATATGCCTGTAAACTTTATATCTCCCTCTCAGAAATTGGTTTGAAGCAGGAGATAACGAATTTTGATCCTGCCCTGTGCTATAGAAATACACGTAGGCTTTGCCTACCCTACATTACTTCAGTACCCGTTATAAAAATTTTTGGTGTAATTTTTAGTTTCCGAAAATGTAACCGTTCTAGAGTTTGACAATAAAACTGTCAAAGTAGAAACATCTGTACAAATTTTTAGAGGAGTGTAAATCTTATGTCTAGAGCTGCTTTATTTTCTTCTCAGTGGCGTGCTGGAAAATTTTGGCAACCTCTACCGTTAGTTTTGCTGGTATTTGTGACTTTTGGACAACCTGGAATGGCGCAAGAAAAAGAAAAATTATTGCGGACGCTGACTGTCACAGGTAGAGG from Nostoc sp. UHCC 0870 includes these protein-coding regions:
- the sds gene encoding solanesyl diphosphate synthase; translation: MTPATSLFAPVEADLQILADNLKQLVGNRHPILFAAAEHLFGAGGKRIRPAIVLLISRATMLDQDITQRHRRLAEITEMIHTASLVHDDVVDESDVRRGVPTVHSLFGNRIAILAGDFLFAQSSWYLANLDNLQVVKLLSEVIMDLATGEIQQGLNRFDTSISIETYLEKSYYKTASLVANSGKAAGLLSEVSSEVAEHLYAYGRHLGIAFQIVDDILDFTSTADALGKPVGSDLKSGNLTAPVLFALAEKPYLEVLIEREFAQTGDLEQALDLVQDSQGIQQARDLAAHHTKLAIDHLAVLPPSESHQTLINIAEYGLSRLY
- the murI gene encoding glutamate racemase; this translates as MYSSSGFEGNLYEFLDQEPQRAPIGVFDSGVGGLTVLRQLYRQLPNESIVYFGDTARLPYGIRSQAEIVQFVREILDWMQQQRVKMVIMACNTSSALALEIVRAEYDIPILGVILPGAKAAVQQGKRIGVIATPATAKSDAYKHAILEINPDVDVWQVGCPEFVPLIEQNRIQDPYTAEVARSYLEPLLQQDIDTLVYGCTHYPLLAPVVRSLLPTQVKIIDPAVHVVTACSQELDLLGLTNTHPPLPTRFAVSGSPQQFAQSGVNWLGHTPIVESVDFANIASH
- a CDS encoding N-acetylmuramoyl-L-alanine amidase, encoding MKLDWLITGTIGTVLLLSSPAWATRLDSWRFDANQNRLEINTTGAVQPQAQLIFEPTRLVIDLPGITFGKPQSTQQVGGAIRSVRVGQFDPQTTRIVVELAPGYTLDPQQIKFVGISANRWTVQLPTPVSESRIDNPEIAQQPPSNPSSRNIYTVTPTNPEPEVNTVASVTQIENLQVTGDGFFVRTRGGNPKIQLNRAENQQVLNIDIAGASLSPNLKQQDFAVNRYGVSRIQFSQLQNRPQTVRMTMLLDKNSPDWRVSTSSVGGFVVLPSKNVVRSPRENNSEPISANNLPATIQAIELDENGKQLLIRADQLVSAQGGWDRSTGLFRITINNAKLAANVKGPAFTANSPILRVRLQPQAPNTVVVLVQPAAGVQIGELNQVSNQLLALDLQPSRRFIPPVALPLPSANQAQSPETNTDNPRTTSQPIPNSSVPRGKVLVVIDPGHGGKDPGAPGLGGLLEKDVVLPIGRRIAAILEQNGVQAVLTRDADFFVELQGRVDIAERVNATVFVSVHANSVENRPEVNGLEVYYYDSGYGLAEAVRKNILQSIGTIKDRGTRKARFYVLRKSSMPSILVEVGYMSGREDNPRLGSAEYQNRMAEAIARGILQYLKR
- a CDS encoding N-acetylmuramoyl-L-alanine amidase, which produces MKLDWLLTGTVGTVLLLSSPTWATSLSSWRFDANQNRLEINTTGAVQPKAQLIFSPTRVVIDLPGITFGKPQSTQQVGGKIRSVRVGQFDPQTTRIVVELAPGYTLDPQQIKFVGITSSRWTVQLPTPTAERAESNPDSVYNVVTLESDAKPEFSNNVVTAAAGTTQVENLQVTGDGLFVRTSGGNPQIKVNRSRDRTTIFMDIAGATLSPRLTQRNIPVNKHGVSRVELNQLQTPTPSVRMTLRVDKNSPDWRVTSSSAGGLVVLPSRVVRLPGNDNSDNSANNVTVPSRVPASNAVATIQSIDLADNQLVIRADQNISATSGWDRNTGLFRIAITNAKLAPNVKGPTFNANSPILRVRLQTQNPNTVVVLVQPAAGVQVGSLNQVGSQLLALQLQGSRRNITTPPLPPIQGQLPDPRNPQPVTPPTRPAPRGRVIVMIDPGHGGKDPGAIGIGGLREKDVILPISQRVAQVLQQNGVQVVMTRNSDYFVSLPGRVQMAERAKADVFVSIHANAIGGGRTNVNGLETYYYDSGLGLARAVHNNIRQSVNIRDRGVRRARFFVLRKSSMPSILVETGFLTGGEDSAKLRSPAFQNQMGDAIARGILQYLKR
- a CDS encoding EVE domain-containing protein encodes the protein MAYWLLKTEPDNYSYFDLERDGSTVWDGVNNALALKHLRTMQLRDLALIYHTGKERQIMGVAEITSQPYPDPTLDDLKRVVVDVRPLQRVSQPVTLSQIKQIGKFAEFDLLRLPRLSVVPVPDIYWQYLMELTSSSTSI